A region of Streptomyces sp. TG1A-60 DNA encodes the following proteins:
- a CDS encoding maltokinase, with protein sequence MSEAATHSTATSPAPLPAVEAMPELLTSLEPLLREWLPRQRWFAGKGRPVTGFGLVAATALLPVASRVEDSRSGTAKAGLLHLLVRAHQPLVPAQGAPSHPGDCYQLLLGVREALPPRLAPALIGHVTEGPLAGRTVYEALHDPRLAEVLLEALRTQAHVGGLRCGRDTRHDIPEGLVPRLVTSEQSNSSIVYGDTFILKLFRRVVPGDNPDLELPMTLSRERCPRVPSPAAWMVADLGPTADPDGHHVLGVLQPFLHGAADGWELALSVLAKGEDFTAEARALGQATAEVHTALARALPMVTLGRPQLERLVAGMTERLEAAAQAVPALRPYAPGLHTAFEALADLAAEGRAWTAQRIHGDLHLGQCLRSASGEWSLIDFEGEPSKPLAERRMPQPVARDIAGMLRSFDYAAHSLRPPATDWATACRAAYCSGYADVTGADPRTDPVLLRAYETDKAVYEVLYEARHRPDWLPVPLAAVHRLSTDTGADTP encoded by the coding sequence ATGTCGGAAGCCGCCACGCACTCCACCGCGACAAGTCCTGCACCACTGCCCGCGGTCGAAGCGATGCCCGAGCTGCTCACCTCGCTGGAGCCGCTGCTGCGGGAGTGGCTGCCACGGCAGCGCTGGTTCGCGGGGAAGGGGCGGCCGGTCACCGGGTTCGGTCTGGTGGCGGCCACCGCACTGCTGCCGGTGGCTTCGCGGGTGGAGGACTCCCGGTCGGGCACGGCGAAGGCCGGGCTGCTGCATCTCCTCGTCCGCGCCCATCAGCCGCTGGTACCGGCCCAGGGCGCCCCGTCCCACCCCGGCGACTGCTACCAACTGCTGCTCGGCGTGCGCGAGGCGCTGCCGCCACGGCTCGCGCCCGCGCTGATCGGGCATGTGACCGAAGGCCCGCTGGCCGGACGGACGGTCTACGAGGCGCTGCACGACCCACGCCTCGCCGAGGTCCTCCTGGAGGCCCTGCGGACGCAGGCACACGTCGGCGGGCTGCGCTGCGGGCGGGACACGCGCCACGACATCCCCGAGGGCCTGGTGCCGCGCCTGGTCACCTCGGAGCAGTCCAACTCCTCGATCGTGTACGGCGATACGTTCATCCTCAAGCTGTTCCGTCGGGTCGTGCCCGGGGACAACCCCGACCTCGAACTGCCGATGACGCTGTCCCGCGAGCGGTGCCCCCGTGTCCCGTCGCCGGCGGCCTGGATGGTGGCCGACCTGGGCCCCACCGCCGATCCCGACGGCCACCACGTCCTGGGCGTCCTCCAGCCGTTCCTCCACGGCGCGGCGGACGGCTGGGAGCTGGCGCTGAGCGTGCTGGCCAAGGGGGAGGACTTCACCGCCGAGGCGCGGGCACTGGGGCAGGCGACCGCAGAGGTCCACACCGCGCTGGCACGGGCACTGCCCATGGTCACGCTGGGCCGGCCACAACTGGAGCGGCTGGTCGCCGGCATGACCGAACGCCTGGAGGCGGCGGCGCAGGCCGTACCCGCGCTGCGGCCGTACGCACCGGGGCTGCACACCGCATTCGAGGCGCTCGCCGACCTGGCCGCCGAGGGCCGCGCCTGGACGGCCCAGCGCATCCATGGCGATCTTCACCTCGGCCAGTGTCTCCGCTCTGCCTCCGGGGAGTGGTCGCTCATAGATTTCGAGGGTGAGCCGTCGAAGCCGCTGGCCGAGCGCCGTATGCCGCAGCCCGTCGCCCGCGACATCGCCGGCATGCTCCGCTCCTTCGACTACGCCGCCCACTCCCTCCGGCCCCCGGCCACCGACTGGGCGACCGCCTGCCGGGCCGCGTACTGCTCCGGCTACGCGGACGTCACCGGGGCCGACCCGCGCACCGATCCCGTACTGCTGCGCGCCTACGAGACCGACAAGGCCGTGTACGAGGTCCTCTACGAGGCCCGCCACCGCCCCGACTGGCTGCCGGTGCCCCTGGCGGCCGTCCACCGCCTGTCCACGGACACCGGCGCCGACACTCCCTGA
- a CDS encoding alpha-1,4-glucan--maltose-1-phosphate maltosyltransferase: MPATHHSSAPPTTSTTPAAPDSTAARPARRARTGPPEPTAPPPKTPVPPGAPTIGRIPVLDVRPTVHHGRRPAKAVVGEAFEISAVVIREGHDAVAAHVVLRDPEGRPAGWTPMRELAPGTDRWGATVSVPGEGLWSYAVEGWGDPISTWRHHAHIKIPAGIDTELVLEEGARLYERAADGVPEGLGRRGVLLAAVDALRDTGRPASARLAAASVPEVDEVLAVHPLRELVTSSEPLPLLVERERALFGSWYEFFPRSEGTPEQPHGTFRTAARRLPAIAGMGFDVVYLPPIHPIGTTFRKGRNNTLSPTGDDVGVPWAIGSPEGGHDAVHPHLGTLEDFDHFVTEARALGLEVALDFALQCSPDHPWVHKHPEWFHHRPDGTIAHAENPPKKYQDIYPIAFDADMPGLITETTRVLRHWMDHGVRIFRVDNPHTKPVVFWEQVIADINRTDPDVIFLAEAFTRPAMMHTLAAAGFQQSYTYFTWRTTKEELTEYATELAGEAASYMRPNFFVNTPDILHAFLQDGGRPAFELRAVLAATLSPTWGVYSGYELCENTPLKPGSEEYLDSEKYQLRPRDWDTAERDGRTIAPLLGKLNEIRRRSPALRQLRDLHFHHADQEAVIIYSKRAGSNTVLVVVNLDPHHTQEATVSLDMPQLGLDWHESVLVRDELTGEVHTWGRNNYVRLEPGRAPAHVLTVLRPSNPQIGGSPT; the protein is encoded by the coding sequence ATGCCCGCCACGCACCACTCGTCAGCACCCCCGACGACCAGTACCACGCCCGCCGCACCCGACAGCACCGCCGCACGCCCCGCACGCCGGGCGCGCACCGGCCCGCCCGAGCCGACCGCGCCGCCCCCCAAGACCCCTGTGCCCCCGGGCGCCCCCACCATCGGGCGGATACCGGTCCTCGACGTACGGCCGACCGTGCACCACGGCCGCCGACCGGCGAAGGCGGTCGTGGGCGAGGCCTTCGAGATCTCGGCCGTCGTCATCCGGGAGGGCCATGACGCGGTCGCCGCCCATGTCGTGCTCAGGGACCCGGAGGGCCGTCCGGCCGGCTGGACCCCGATGCGCGAACTCGCCCCCGGCACCGACCGTTGGGGCGCCACCGTCTCCGTACCGGGCGAGGGCCTCTGGTCCTACGCCGTAGAGGGCTGGGGCGACCCGATCAGCACCTGGCGCCACCACGCCCACATCAAGATCCCGGCCGGCATCGACACCGAACTGGTCCTGGAGGAGGGCGCGCGCCTCTACGAACGCGCCGCCGACGGCGTCCCCGAGGGCCTGGGCAGGCGAGGCGTCCTGCTCGCCGCCGTGGACGCGCTCCGGGACACCGGGCGGCCCGCGTCCGCCCGGCTGGCGGCGGCGTCGGTGCCGGAGGTGGACGAGGTCCTGGCCGTGCACCCGTTGCGTGAGCTGGTCACCTCCAGCGAGCCGTTGCCGCTGCTGGTGGAGCGGGAACGGGCCCTGTTCGGCTCCTGGTACGAGTTCTTCCCCCGCTCCGAGGGCACCCCCGAACAGCCCCACGGCACCTTCCGCACCGCAGCCCGCCGCCTGCCCGCCATCGCGGGGATGGGCTTCGACGTGGTCTACCTGCCACCGATCCACCCCATCGGCACCACCTTCCGCAAGGGCCGCAACAACACCCTCTCCCCCACCGGCGACGACGTGGGCGTGCCCTGGGCGATCGGCTCACCCGAGGGCGGCCACGACGCCGTCCACCCCCACCTGGGCACCCTCGAGGACTTCGACCACTTCGTCACCGAAGCCCGCGCGCTGGGGCTGGAGGTGGCCCTCGACTTCGCCCTGCAGTGCTCCCCCGACCACCCCTGGGTGCACAAACACCCCGAGTGGTTCCACCACCGCCCCGACGGCACCATCGCCCACGCGGAGAACCCGCCCAAGAAGTACCAGGACATCTACCCCATCGCCTTCGACGCCGACATGCCCGGCCTGATCACCGAGACCACCCGGGTACTGCGGCACTGGATGGACCACGGCGTGCGGATCTTCCGCGTCGACAACCCCCACACCAAACCGGTCGTCTTCTGGGAACAGGTGATCGCCGACATCAACCGCACCGACCCGGACGTCATCTTCCTCGCCGAGGCGTTCACCCGCCCGGCGATGATGCACACCCTGGCCGCGGCCGGATTCCAGCAGTCCTACACCTACTTCACCTGGCGTACCACCAAGGAGGAACTGACCGAGTACGCCACCGAACTGGCCGGCGAGGCCGCGAGCTACATGCGGCCCAACTTCTTCGTCAACACCCCCGACATCCTCCACGCCTTCCTCCAGGACGGCGGACGCCCGGCCTTCGAACTGCGCGCCGTACTCGCCGCGACCCTCTCCCCCACCTGGGGCGTCTACTCCGGCTACGAACTGTGCGAGAACACCCCCCTCAAACCCGGCAGCGAGGAATACCTCGACTCGGAGAAGTACCAACTCCGCCCACGCGACTGGGACACCGCCGAACGAGACGGACGCACCATCGCCCCACTGCTCGGCAAGCTCAACGAGATCAGGCGCCGGAGCCCGGCGCTGCGACAGTTGCGCGACCTGCACTTCCATCACGCCGACCAGGAAGCGGTGATCATCTACTCGAAGCGCGCGGGCTCGAACACGGTTCTGGTGGTCGTGAACCTCGACCCCCACCACACCCAGGAGGCCACCGTCTCGTTGGACATGCCGCAACTCGGCCTGGACTGGCATGAGTCCGTGCTGGTGCGCGACGAGCTCACCGGCGAGGTCCACACCTGGGGCAGGAACAACTACGTACGTCTCGAACCGGGCCGCGCGCCCGCTCACGTACTGACCGTCCTGCGACCGTCCAACCCGCAGATCGGGGGGTCACCCACATAA
- a CDS encoding histone H1-like repetitive region-containing protein: MTPRPPSDDSTQPTGAAAEGPGPVKKSAARKPAAEKAPAKKTATKKAAAKSTAKAVAKKAAEATAAVGKPAEGKPVGTEVTDGAPAAVEKAAGGKAVAKRTAGSGRSATRRVADGEGSAEKTPATRAAARKAPAKKAVTKKAVTKKAVTKKATAKKTAAKTAAEKAVAKKAVAKQAVARKAPAKKAVTAKAVAKKAAAKKAVRPPQKTERAAVMVPAVPRGAGSTVPEPAGSAVPEPAAVPRQSATEPVVGEPVVPRQATAGPAVSAPSAHGPGLTRPAFSPPSTAPTATACWPARTTPRTPCWGRIRRPAGWCSGRSGRTRSG, translated from the coding sequence GTGACTCCCCGCCCGCCGTCCGACGACAGCACGCAGCCCACCGGCGCCGCCGCCGAGGGCCCTGGCCCGGTGAAGAAGTCGGCCGCGAGGAAACCCGCCGCCGAGAAGGCGCCGGCGAAGAAGACGGCGACGAAGAAGGCAGCGGCCAAGAGCACGGCGAAAGCGGTCGCCAAGAAGGCCGCCGAGGCGACGGCAGCGGTCGGGAAACCCGCCGAAGGCAAGCCGGTGGGCACGGAGGTGACCGACGGGGCGCCCGCGGCGGTCGAGAAGGCGGCCGGGGGCAAAGCGGTGGCGAAGAGGACCGCCGGGAGCGGCAGGTCCGCGACGAGAAGGGTGGCGGACGGCGAGGGCTCGGCCGAGAAGACCCCTGCCACGAGGGCTGCCGCCAGGAAGGCCCCTGCGAAGAAGGCCGTGACGAAGAAGGCCGTGACGAAGAAGGCCGTGACGAAGAAGGCGACGGCCAAGAAGACCGCTGCCAAGACCGCTGCCGAGAAAGCCGTGGCCAAGAAGGCAGTCGCCAAGCAAGCCGTGGCCAGGAAGGCCCCGGCCAAGAAAGCCGTCACCGCCAAGGCCGTCGCCAAGAAGGCCGCCGCGAAGAAGGCGGTGAGGCCGCCGCAGAAGACGGAACGGGCGGCGGTGATGGTTCCTGCCGTCCCACGGGGCGCCGGAAGTACCGTGCCCGAACCGGCTGGGTCAGCGGTCCCCGAACCGGCGGCGGTCCCCAGGCAGTCCGCCACCGAGCCGGTCGTCGGCGAACCGGTGGTTCCCCGGCAGGCCACCGCCGGGCCGGCGGTCTCCGCCCCCTCGGCCCACGGACCCGGCCTCACCCGGCCCGCTTTCTCCCCGCCGTCGACGGCGCCGACCGCGACCGCCTGCTGGCCGGCACGCACCACGCCCCGCACTCCGTGCTGGGGGCGCATCCGACGCCCGGCGGGGTGGTGTTCCGGGCGTTCCGGCCGTACGCGCTCGGGGTGA
- the treS gene encoding maltose alpha-D-glucosyltransferase, protein MIVNEPVPDTFEDTPQKDRDPDWFKRAVFYEVLVRSFQDSNGDGVGDLKGLTAKLDYLQWLGIDCIWLPPFFKSPLRDGGYDVSDYTAVLPEFGDLADFVEFVDAAHQRGMRVIIDFVMNHTSDQHPWFQESRSDPDGPYGDYYIWADDDKQYQDARIIFVDTEVSNWTFDPVRKQYFWHRFFAHQPDLNYENPAVQEEMISALRFWLDLGIDGFRLDAVPYLYQQEGTNCENLPATHQFLKRVRKEIDAHYPDTVLLAEANQWPEDVVDYFGDFPSGGDECHMAFHFPVMPRIFMAVRRESRYPVSEILAKTPAIPSNCQWGIFLRNHDELTLEMVTDEERDYMYAEYAKDPRMRANIGIRRRLAPLLDNDRNQIELFTALLLSLPGSPILYYGDEIGMGDNIWLGDRDAVRTPMQWTPDRNAGFSSCDPGRLSLPTIMDPVYGYQVTNVEASMSSPSSLLHWTRRMIEIRKQNPAFGLGTYTELPSSNPAVLAFLREAPSTGENEDDLVLCVHNFSRFAQPTELDLSAYGGRHPVELIGGVRFPAIGELPYLLTLAGHGFYWFRLRKDAV, encoded by the coding sequence ATGATCGTCAACGAGCCCGTTCCGGACACCTTCGAGGACACGCCGCAGAAGGACCGGGACCCGGACTGGTTCAAACGCGCCGTCTTCTACGAGGTCCTCGTCCGCTCCTTCCAGGACAGCAACGGCGACGGCGTCGGCGACCTCAAGGGCCTGACCGCCAAACTCGACTATCTGCAGTGGCTGGGCATCGACTGCATCTGGCTCCCGCCCTTCTTCAAGTCGCCACTGCGCGACGGCGGCTACGACGTCTCCGACTACACCGCCGTCCTCCCCGAGTTCGGCGACCTCGCCGACTTCGTGGAATTCGTCGACGCCGCCCACCAGCGCGGCATGCGCGTCATCATCGACTTCGTCATGAACCACACCAGCGACCAGCACCCGTGGTTCCAGGAGTCCCGCAGCGACCCCGACGGCCCCTACGGCGACTACTACATCTGGGCCGACGACGACAAGCAGTACCAGGACGCCCGCATCATCTTCGTCGACACCGAAGTCTCCAACTGGACCTTCGACCCCGTCCGCAAGCAGTACTTCTGGCACCGCTTCTTCGCCCACCAACCGGACCTCAACTACGAGAACCCGGCGGTCCAGGAGGAGATGATCTCGGCGCTGCGTTTCTGGCTGGACCTGGGCATCGACGGCTTCCGGCTGGACGCGGTGCCGTATCTGTACCAGCAGGAGGGCACCAACTGCGAGAACCTTCCCGCGACGCATCAGTTCCTCAAGCGGGTGCGGAAGGAGATCGACGCGCACTACCCCGACACCGTACTGCTGGCGGAGGCGAACCAGTGGCCGGAGGACGTCGTCGACTACTTCGGCGACTTCCCCAGCGGCGGCGACGAATGCCACATGGCGTTCCACTTCCCGGTGATGCCGCGCATCTTCATGGCTGTACGCAGGGAGTCCCGCTACCCGGTCTCGGAAATCCTCGCCAAGACCCCGGCCATTCCGTCGAACTGCCAGTGGGGCATCTTCCTGCGCAACCACGACGAGCTCACCCTCGAAATGGTCACCGACGAAGAACGCGACTACATGTACGCGGAGTACGCCAAGGACCCGCGCATGCGCGCCAACATCGGAATCAGGCGCCGCCTCGCCCCGCTCCTCGACAACGACCGCAACCAGATCGAACTGTTCACGGCCCTGCTGCTCTCCCTGCCCGGCTCGCCGATCCTCTACTACGGCGACGAGATCGGCATGGGCGACAACATCTGGCTCGGCGACCGGGACGCGGTGCGCACCCCCATGCAGTGGACACCCGACCGCAACGCGGGCTTCTCCTCCTGCGATCCGGGACGGCTCTCGCTGCCGACGATCATGGACCCGGTCTACGGCTACCAGGTGACGAACGTCGAGGCGTCGATGTCCTCCCCGTCGTCGCTGCTGCACTGGACCCGCCGCATGATCGAGATCCGCAAGCAGAACCCGGCGTTCGGCCTCGGCACCTACACCGAGCTGCCCTCGTCCAACCCCGCCGTCCTCGCCTTCCTCCGGGAGGCCCCCTCCACCGGGGAGAACGAGGACGACCTGGTGCTGTGCGTGCACAACTTCTCCCGTTTCGCGCAGCCCACCGAACTCGACCTGAGCGCCTACGGAGGACGTCACCCCGTCGAGCTCATCGGCGGAGTGCGCTTCCCGGCCATCGGCGAGCTGCCGTATCTGCTCACCCTCGCGGGTCACGGCTTCTACTGGTTCCGCCTGCGAAAGGACGCCGTGTAA
- a CDS encoding S8 family peptidase, which translates to MHHLAEARSWRARWAGGLTAVMTAAVLSAVTLPAQAAPEGLVIGAGDPGSLSGSYIVTLKAGTKAPSTAGKDVAAEYGARIGHMYSTALNGYSVRAGEKQARRLAADSRVASVVQDSKVAYDHRQPDPPSWGLDRIDQPKPPLDKSYTWPESAGKGATVYVIDTGIRITHEDFGGRAGHGWDFVQNDRIAQDGNGHGTHVAGTVAGTAHGVAKKAKVVAVRVLDNAGSGTTAQVIAGIDWVTRHARKPAVATMSLGGFGNAQLDAAVRNSIASGVTYTVAAGNDGLAAGLYSPARVKQAITVGATDRKDVRADFSNWGPSLDLFAPGVSVTSASHRSDTAKATLSGTSMATPHAAGAAALHLADHPSATPAEVGEVLVERAVSGKVKDGYPGSPNRLLQVDGP; encoded by the coding sequence ATGCACCATCTGGCAGAGGCGAGAAGCTGGCGCGCACGCTGGGCGGGAGGCCTCACGGCGGTCATGACGGCCGCGGTGCTTTCGGCCGTCACCCTGCCCGCGCAGGCCGCTCCGGAGGGGCTCGTCATCGGAGCCGGTGATCCCGGTTCCCTCAGCGGCAGTTACATCGTGACCCTCAAGGCGGGAACGAAGGCCCCGTCGACGGCGGGAAAGGACGTGGCGGCGGAGTACGGGGCGAGAATAGGCCATATGTACAGCACGGCCCTGAACGGTTACTCCGTACGGGCCGGTGAGAAACAGGCCAGGCGTCTCGCGGCGGACTCCCGCGTGGCCTCGGTCGTCCAGGACTCGAAGGTCGCCTACGACCACCGGCAGCCCGACCCGCCCTCGTGGGGCCTGGACCGGATCGACCAACCGAAGCCGCCGCTCGACAAGAGCTACACCTGGCCCGAGTCGGCGGGCAAGGGCGCCACCGTGTACGTGATCGACACCGGCATACGGATCACCCATGAGGACTTCGGCGGCCGGGCCGGTCACGGCTGGGACTTCGTCCAGAACGACCGGATCGCGCAGGACGGCAACGGCCACGGCACCCATGTCGCGGGCACCGTCGCCGGCACCGCCCACGGCGTCGCCAAGAAGGCGAAGGTCGTCGCCGTGCGCGTCCTCGACAACGCGGGCTCGGGGACGACCGCCCAGGTCATCGCCGGTATCGACTGGGTCACCCGGCATGCGAGGAAGCCGGCCGTGGCCACCATGAGCCTGGGCGGCTTCGGCAACGCGCAACTCGACGCCGCCGTACGCAACTCCATAGCGTCCGGGGTCACCTACACGGTCGCCGCGGGCAACGACGGACTCGCCGCCGGCCTGTACTCGCCCGCCCGCGTCAAGCAGGCGATCACGGTCGGCGCCACCGACCGGAAGGACGTCCGCGCCGACTTCTCGAACTGGGGCCCGAGCCTGGACCTGTTCGCGCCCGGCGTGTCCGTCACCTCCGCCTCGCACAGGAGCGACACCGCGAAGGCGACCCTTTCGGGTACGTCCATGGCCACCCCGCACGCGGCGGGGGCGGCTGCGCTCCATCTGGCCGACCATCCGTCGGCCACGCCGGCCGAGGTGGGCGAAGTCCTGGTGGAGCGTGCGGTTTCGGGCAAGGTCAAGGACGGATATCCGGGCTCCCCGAACCGACTTCTCCAGGTCGACGGCCCGTAG